The Thiosulfativibrio zosterae genome has a window encoding:
- a CDS encoding metal ABC transporter solute-binding protein, Zn/Mn family produces the protein MRFKKLLMVGLFCLGLFSLPAQAQPLKVLVTTGMIADLVENIGGSAVEVTALMGSGVDPHLYKATQGDVRRLLQADVIFFNGLHLEGKMQDMFDKLQRKQPVFAVSANIPENRLRHFGATAHDPHIWFDVSLWLMAGETVLQKLSAQDPAHQADYQANAQAYFAKLKALDTWVRAQILQIPAQQRVLITAHDAFGYFGDAYGMEVRGLQGISTATEFGLRDIKILKDVIAERKIKAVFVESSVPKKFIESLVAGVQESGHQLVIGGQLYSDAMGLTGTPEGTYIGMVTANVNTIVSALK, from the coding sequence ATGCGTTTTAAAAAACTGCTGATGGTTGGGTTGTTTTGCTTAGGTCTTTTTAGCTTGCCAGCGCAAGCTCAGCCGTTGAAAGTGTTGGTGACGACTGGCATGATCGCCGATTTGGTTGAAAATATTGGCGGCTCTGCGGTGGAAGTCACCGCCTTAATGGGCAGCGGCGTAGACCCACACTTATACAAAGCCACCCAAGGGGATGTGCGCCGTTTATTGCAAGCGGATGTTATTTTTTTTAACGGCTTGCACCTCGAAGGCAAAATGCAGGATATGTTTGATAAATTGCAGCGCAAACAGCCAGTCTTTGCTGTGAGCGCCAACATTCCAGAAAATCGCTTACGCCATTTTGGCGCAACAGCGCATGACCCGCATATTTGGTTTGATGTGTCCTTATGGTTAATGGCTGGCGAAACGGTTTTACAAAAACTCAGCGCACAAGACCCAGCGCATCAGGCGGATTATCAGGCCAATGCCCAAGCCTATTTTGCCAAGTTAAAAGCCCTGGATACTTGGGTGCGCGCGCAAATTTTGCAAATTCCTGCCCAACAACGCGTGTTGATTACCGCTCATGATGCGTTTGGTTATTTTGGCGATGCCTATGGCATGGAAGTACGCGGCTTGCAGGGCATTAGCACCGCTACCGAGTTTGGGTTGCGTGATATTAAAATTTTGAAAGATGTCATCGCCGAGCGCAAAATCAAGGCAGTGTTTGTTGAGTCCAGCGTGCCGAAGAAGTTTATTGAATCCTTGGTGGCTGGCGTGCAAGAGTCGGGGCATCAGTTGGTGATCGGCGGTCAATTGTATTCAGATGCCATGGGATTGACTGGCACACCCGAAGGCACTTATATCGGCATGGTCACTGCCAATGTCAATACCATTGTCAGTGCGTTAAAGTAA
- a CDS encoding RidA family protein translates to MRQVISTDKAPAAIGTYSQAVRFGNTVYLSGQIALIPETMQLAEGDISVRIHQVFKNLSAVCEAAGGTLQDIVKMNIFLTDMAHFATVNEIMAQYFQQPYPARAAVAVKQLPKDTDIEMEGIMALSSY, encoded by the coding sequence ATGCGTCAAGTCATCTCTACCGATAAAGCTCCAGCGGCCATAGGCACTTACTCTCAAGCCGTGCGTTTTGGCAACACCGTTTATTTATCAGGCCAAATTGCCCTTATTCCCGAAACAATGCAACTGGCCGAAGGCGATATTTCGGTGCGTATTCATCAAGTCTTTAAAAACTTGTCTGCGGTTTGCGAAGCGGCTGGTGGCACCTTGCAAGACATCGTGAAAATGAATATCTTCTTAACTGACATGGCGCACTTTGCGACGGTCAATGAAATTATGGCGCAATACTTTCAACAACCTTACCCAGCGCGTGCTGCGGTGGCGGTTAAGCAATTGCCTAAAGACACGGACATTGAAATGGAAGGCATCATGGCCTTGTCTTCTTACTAA